From Vibrio splendidus, a single genomic window includes:
- a CDS encoding methyl-accepting chemotaxis protein, translated as MKLSVRKKLYAGFGSILAVLVTLVGIVWIEVIGAHKSADEIRMDDVPGTVTYLVLIDEAGDVYRDALGAITQADNALNDYRTNKNEFAQAIKEAKRLESRGSEDHRRIERIEDLMGRFTQEFESKLVPMINDESALLSNIQQLRSLYESNLIPVENLLDQASASERADTEQSLLVLTDSFTTIERTIMVLSAIAIVFGCVIAYVLSSSITNRLTRVEQVARRVANGDLTAGDIVDNSGDELADLATSINQMQKSLVNLLGSISSVTNQVQSVTGELSSISQDIVSGASAQADKANLIATAAEELSLTISEVAQQGTSTYEEARRSETSAEDGRNVIVEMVASIQQVSTQMSDMSVQMNTLGSHGEQIGSVIKVIEDIAGQTNLLALNAAIEAARAGEFGRGFAVVADEVRALAERTTKATQEVSGIIQSIQSGTQEAVTYTQDNCRLVEIGVEQSSGAVSALEAIVSGAGNVQSMVNSIATAAEEQTAVTKEIAADITAISDISEQSLQLATRSSENTSGLNAKVAELEALVGKFKLA; from the coding sequence GTGAAATTGTCAGTTAGGAAGAAGTTGTATGCTGGGTTTGGCTCTATATTGGCGGTGCTTGTCACGTTAGTCGGTATTGTATGGATAGAAGTTATTGGAGCTCACAAGAGCGCTGATGAAATTAGGATGGATGATGTTCCGGGAACGGTGACCTACCTTGTATTGATAGATGAGGCTGGGGATGTTTATCGCGATGCACTTGGTGCGATTACTCAGGCCGACAATGCGCTTAATGATTATCGAACCAACAAGAATGAATTTGCTCAGGCTATTAAAGAAGCAAAACGTTTAGAGAGTCGAGGTTCAGAAGACCATCGCCGTATTGAGCGAATTGAAGACCTGATGGGGCGCTTTACTCAAGAGTTTGAATCTAAGCTTGTACCTATGATCAACGACGAGTCTGCGCTGTTATCGAATATCCAGCAGCTTCGCTCCTTATATGAGAGCAATCTAATCCCGGTTGAAAACTTACTGGATCAAGCGTCTGCAAGTGAGCGTGCCGATACAGAACAATCGCTGCTTGTATTAACCGATTCGTTTACCACCATCGAACGCACTATCATGGTGTTGTCTGCCATTGCGATTGTGTTTGGTTGTGTGATTGCGTATGTATTGTCTAGCTCTATTACTAACCGTCTAACTCGTGTTGAACAAGTTGCGCGACGCGTGGCAAATGGCGACCTTACCGCTGGAGATATTGTTGATAATTCTGGCGATGAACTGGCCGATCTTGCTACGTCGATTAACCAAATGCAGAAATCTTTGGTCAACCTATTAGGTTCAATTTCTTCTGTGACGAACCAAGTTCAATCGGTGACAGGTGAGCTATCATCAATCAGTCAAGACATCGTTTCTGGTGCCTCTGCACAAGCTGATAAAGCTAACCTGATTGCGACTGCCGCAGAAGAGCTAAGCTTGACCATTTCTGAAGTCGCGCAACAAGGTACTTCTACTTATGAAGAGGCGCGTCGCTCAGAAACGTCAGCAGAAGATGGCCGTAACGTGATTGTTGAAATGGTGGCAAGTATCCAACAAGTGTCGACTCAAATGAGCGACATGTCGGTACAAATGAATACGCTAGGTTCACATGGCGAACAGATTGGCAGTGTTATTAAGGTAATCGAAGACATCGCTGGACAAACCAACCTACTGGCGCTGAATGCTGCGATTGAAGCGGCACGTGCTGGTGAGTTTGGACGTGGCTTTGCGGTGGTTGCAGATGAAGTACGAGCACTGGCAGAGAGAACGACCAAAGCGACTCAAGAAGTGTCTGGTATCATTCAGTCGATTCAATCTGGTACGCAAGAAGCGGTGACTTACACTCAAGATAACTGTCGTTTAGTTGAGATTGGTGTAGAGCAAAGCTCTGGCGCAGTTTCGGCGCTAGAAGCGATTGTAAGTGGTGCTGGCAATGTACAAAGCATGGTCAACTCTATCGCTACTGCGGCAGAAGAACAGACAGCGGTGACCAAAGAAATTGCAGCGGATATTACGGCGATCAGTGATATTTCTGAGCAGTCTTTGCAATTAGCGACTCGCAGCTCTGAAAATACCTCAGGCTTGAACGCTAAAGTTGCTGAGCTAGAAGCATTAGTCGGTAAGTTCAAACTAGCGTAG
- a CDS encoding TIGR01621 family pseudouridine synthase, which produces MFDILLNHSDFLLINKHPGVSVHKDDGDAILLQEVAKAIKEPKLYLVHRLDKMTSGILLLAKNASAASELSQLFAKREVEKYYLAIGSKKPKKKQGLISGDMERSRRSSWKLLTSKENPAITQFLSATAEPGERLFLCKPYTGRTHQIRVAMKSIGSAIVGDPIYNPSSEADRGYLHAFAIRFTYQSQAYEYVCDPRSLNSLGEKWHQEIVSNGLDNWLEPWSLTWPKLNTK; this is translated from the coding sequence ATGTTCGACATTCTTCTGAACCACTCTGATTTTTTACTCATAAACAAACATCCTGGCGTCAGCGTCCATAAAGACGATGGCGATGCCATATTGTTGCAAGAAGTTGCTAAGGCAATCAAGGAGCCGAAGTTATATCTCGTTCACCGCCTCGATAAAATGACCTCAGGTATTCTACTGCTGGCAAAAAATGCTTCGGCAGCAAGTGAGCTTTCACAGCTGTTCGCAAAGCGTGAAGTCGAGAAGTACTACCTTGCGATTGGTTCGAAGAAGCCTAAGAAAAAGCAGGGGCTGATTTCAGGAGATATGGAGCGTTCACGACGCTCGAGCTGGAAGTTACTGACAAGCAAAGAAAACCCAGCGATTACCCAGTTTTTATCTGCAACGGCTGAACCCGGTGAGCGTCTGTTTTTATGTAAACCCTATACGGGACGAACTCACCAGATCCGTGTCGCGATGAAGTCGATCGGCTCAGCCATTGTTGGTGACCCTATTTATAATCCATCGAGTGAGGCGGACAGAGGTTATCTGCATGCCTTCGCGATTCGATTTACCTATCAATCACAAGCCTACGAATATGTCTGCGATCCAAGAAGCCTAAACTCCTTGGGCGAGAAGTGGCATCAAGAGATCGTGTCTAATGGTTTAGACAACTGGCTTGAGCCTTGGTCATTAACTTGGCCAAAGCTAAACACTAAGTGA
- a CDS encoding class I SAM-dependent methyltransferase, giving the protein MEASALPLFFSHIEQQLNEVPNELRRIFHGRGKFWPGLDQLTCDWVDGQLLVNVFKEVDDEFLSSLKAGLVDLTNKDIWQAKQGTSIVLQHRYADGAPSEVLWGELNDSPVVVEHGLKYQLDIGRNQNFGLFLDMRNGRQWVQDNAKDKNVLNLFAYTCGFSVAAIAGGARQCMNVDMSRGSLNKGRDNHRLNEHDMRSVNFLGYDIFKSWGKIKKGGPYELVIIDPPSFQKGSFALTKDYKKILRRLPDLLTEGGEVIACVNSPAVSPNFLIETMAEEAPSVEFIERLDNPPEFVDVDLDSSLKVLRFQIKASADA; this is encoded by the coding sequence ATGGAAGCATCAGCTTTACCTCTGTTTTTTAGTCATATTGAACAGCAACTTAATGAAGTGCCGAATGAACTACGCCGTATTTTTCACGGTCGTGGTAAGTTTTGGCCAGGCTTAGATCAACTAACATGTGATTGGGTTGATGGGCAGTTATTGGTTAACGTATTCAAAGAAGTGGATGACGAATTCTTATCATCTCTTAAAGCTGGATTGGTTGATCTGACTAATAAAGACATCTGGCAAGCAAAGCAGGGCACCAGTATTGTTCTGCAACATCGTTATGCCGATGGTGCGCCTTCAGAAGTTTTATGGGGCGAACTTAATGACTCACCCGTCGTGGTTGAGCACGGTCTTAAGTACCAACTAGACATTGGCCGTAATCAGAATTTTGGCTTGTTCCTAGATATGCGTAATGGTCGCCAGTGGGTACAAGACAATGCTAAGGATAAGAATGTCCTTAACCTGTTCGCATACACTTGTGGTTTCTCAGTAGCGGCTATAGCTGGTGGCGCTCGCCAATGTATGAACGTAGATATGTCACGCGGATCGCTAAACAAAGGCCGTGATAACCACCGTTTGAATGAGCACGACATGCGCTCGGTTAACTTCCTTGGCTACGATATCTTTAAGTCGTGGGGAAAAATCAAAAAGGGTGGCCCTTACGAGTTGGTTATCATCGACCCGCCTTCGTTCCAAAAAGGCAGCTTTGCTTTAACTAAAGATTACAAAAAGATCTTGCGTCGCTTGCCTGATCTTCTAACAGAAGGCGGAGAAGTGATTGCTTGTGTTAACTCACCAGCAGTATCGCCAAACTTCCTAATTGAGACGATGGCAGAAGAAGCGCCTAGTGTTGAGTTTATCGAACGTTTAGACAACCCACCTGAGTTTGTCGATGTCGATCTTGATTCAAGTCTAAAGGTATTGAGATTTCAAATTAAAGCCTCTGCCGATGCTTAA
- a CDS encoding CDP-alcohol phosphatidyltransferase family protein yields MLDKYSIKVIKWPLNQSAKLLNQFDITANQTTLFGFVVGCLAFPALAFQQYEWALGFIVFNRVCDGLDGALARIQGISDAGGFLDISLDFLFYSLIPFGFVIANPEHNAIAGAFLIFSFIGTGSSFLAFAVMAGKRGIENPVYKHKSLYYMSGLTEGTETIACFIAFCIWPQHFAVIAYTFGAACWLTTFMRIYFGFQTLKNQNN; encoded by the coding sequence ATGCTGGATAAGTACTCTATTAAGGTCATTAAGTGGCCATTAAATCAGTCGGCTAAGTTACTGAACCAATTTGATATCACGGCCAATCAAACCACGTTATTCGGATTTGTGGTGGGATGTTTAGCGTTTCCAGCATTGGCATTTCAACAATACGAATGGGCGTTGGGGTTTATTGTATTTAACAGGGTTTGTGACGGGCTTGATGGAGCCTTAGCTCGAATCCAAGGCATTAGTGATGCGGGCGGTTTCCTAGACATCAGCCTCGATTTTCTTTTCTACTCGTTAATCCCTTTTGGCTTTGTTATCGCCAACCCAGAACACAACGCCATTGCCGGTGCATTTTTGATTTTCTCTTTTATCGGCACAGGCAGCAGCTTTCTAGCGTTTGCGGTTATGGCTGGTAAGCGAGGCATTGAAAACCCAGTCTATAAACATAAGTCTCTCTATTACATGTCTGGACTAACCGAAGGCACAGAAACCATCGCTTGTTTCATTGCTTTCTGTATTTGGCCTCAACACTTTGCGGTTATCGCTTATACCTTTGGTGCAGCTTGTTGGCTGACTACGTTTATGCGTATTTATTTTGGGTTTCAGACACTCAAGAATCAAAACAACTAG
- a CDS encoding ATP-binding cassette domain-containing protein: MSLHLNDLAINKNGGESLFSALNVTLESGQILALMGPSGCGKSTLLDAIAGHLNDEFSYSGTVILNDIQLDEIPSHQREVGILFQDDLLFPHLKVWENLAFSLPNSVKGSDRQQQAMEALKDIELTRLAESFPDQISGGQRARISLTRMLLAKPKLALLDEPFSKLDQELRAQFRDWVFEQLTKANIPTLMVTHDQTDVPQGAKVLSWPWRSNHAG; the protein is encoded by the coding sequence ATGAGTCTGCACCTCAACGACCTCGCCATCAATAAAAACGGTGGCGAATCGCTGTTTTCAGCGCTAAACGTAACATTAGAATCAGGCCAAATATTGGCACTGATGGGCCCAAGCGGCTGCGGAAAATCGACGTTGTTAGATGCCATCGCGGGTCACCTGAATGACGAGTTCTCATACTCTGGCACCGTTATTTTGAACGATATTCAGCTAGACGAGATCCCATCACATCAGCGTGAAGTCGGCATTCTGTTTCAAGATGACTTGTTGTTTCCACACCTAAAAGTATGGGAGAACTTGGCCTTTTCGTTACCAAACTCGGTTAAGGGGTCAGATCGCCAACAACAAGCAATGGAAGCGTTAAAAGACATTGAACTGACCCGCTTGGCTGAGTCATTTCCCGACCAAATATCTGGCGGCCAGCGAGCGAGAATTAGCTTAACTCGTATGCTATTGGCGAAACCGAAATTGGCGTTGCTTGATGAGCCGTTTAGTAAGCTCGACCAAGAACTCAGAGCCCAGTTTCGCGACTGGGTATTTGAGCAACTCACTAAAGCGAATATTCCGACATTAATGGTGACGCACGACCAAACCGATGTGCCTCAAGGGGCAAAAGTTCTGTCTTGGCCATGGAGAAGTAACCATGCTGGATAA
- a CDS encoding ABC transporter permease — translation MLRALYFVVIAVCIIPTIPGVAGVVASSLSFIPPLGLEEPTLNGFSQVFQWEGAWHSIGLSLGSAIASSYIACFLTFCILQASWGNKFWRKIELTLSPMLAIPHVAFAIGFAFLFSPTGLGARAVHHLLGESATSSELALLIKDPYAFGLIIMLALKEVPFLLLMSISILQQIDVERITKVSASLGYSRAQIWWKCIFPQWFTKLRFPMLAVLAYSVSVVDIALIIGPTNPPTFAVLVWQWFNDPDLNLLPRAAAGAIVLFGLASLIIALARLVEWAILKYFRTWQYSGRTGANLPGKTVFTALAAMSLMIIPLMIIWSFAQRWRFPDLLPSRYSMRFWEFEWDGIMSTVGQSLWIGLIAASIALLLALIAHEYRIKYKWQVPGFIIAVPMLIPQLSVLFGMQVTTLYVGSSTYEFWVIWAHVFFAFPFVYLSLDGPWKSFNDGLIKASLSLGKSPFQSWYSIKLPILLPAIAFAWAVGISVSLAQYLPTLMLGAGRISTITTEAVALTSGFDRRVTAIYAIWQALLPLFFFSLAILVSRLQLRYRRLTFKGFLTNESAPQRPRHQ, via the coding sequence ATGCTTCGCGCTCTATATTTTGTTGTTATAGCTGTGTGCATTATCCCAACCATTCCTGGGGTAGCGGGAGTCGTGGCTTCGTCACTGAGTTTCATCCCGCCCCTAGGTTTAGAGGAGCCAACACTCAACGGGTTTAGCCAAGTCTTTCAATGGGAAGGGGCTTGGCACTCTATTGGCTTAAGCCTAGGTTCGGCAATTGCAAGCAGCTATATAGCCTGCTTCTTGACCTTTTGTATTCTTCAAGCCTCTTGGGGAAACAAGTTTTGGAGAAAGATTGAGCTAACGCTATCTCCAATGCTTGCCATTCCGCATGTGGCTTTCGCTATCGGCTTTGCTTTTTTGTTTAGCCCAACAGGCCTTGGAGCAAGAGCCGTACACCACTTACTTGGTGAATCGGCTACAAGCTCTGAATTGGCTTTGCTGATCAAAGATCCTTACGCGTTTGGCCTAATCATTATGCTCGCACTCAAAGAAGTTCCTTTCTTGTTGCTGATGAGCATATCGATACTTCAACAAATCGATGTAGAACGTATCACTAAGGTGAGTGCATCACTCGGTTACAGCCGCGCTCAGATCTGGTGGAAGTGTATTTTCCCGCAATGGTTTACTAAGCTTCGCTTCCCAATGCTGGCTGTGCTCGCCTATAGCGTCTCGGTTGTCGATATTGCTCTGATCATTGGCCCAACCAACCCGCCGACTTTTGCCGTTTTAGTGTGGCAATGGTTCAACGATCCAGATCTTAACCTACTTCCTCGAGCTGCTGCTGGTGCGATCGTTTTGTTTGGCTTGGCTTCGTTGATCATCGCCTTGGCGCGATTAGTTGAATGGGCAATTCTTAAATATTTTCGAACGTGGCAGTATTCAGGAAGAACAGGGGCTAACTTACCGGGGAAAACCGTATTCACAGCTCTTGCAGCTATGTCACTGATGATCATTCCTTTGATGATTATCTGGAGTTTTGCTCAGCGCTGGCGCTTCCCTGATTTACTGCCTAGCCGCTACAGCATGCGCTTCTGGGAATTCGAGTGGGATGGCATCATGAGCACCGTTGGTCAAAGCTTATGGATTGGTCTGATTGCTGCTTCAATCGCTTTGTTGCTTGCGCTGATTGCTCACGAATACAGAATCAAATACAAGTGGCAAGTCCCAGGCTTTATTATCGCAGTCCCAATGCTGATACCTCAACTCTCGGTGTTGTTTGGTATGCAGGTCACAACCCTCTACGTTGGCAGCAGTACCTATGAGTTCTGGGTGATTTGGGCGCATGTTTTCTTTGCTTTCCCGTTTGTGTATCTGTCTTTGGACGGCCCGTGGAAAAGCTTCAATGATGGGTTGATTAAAGCCTCGCTTAGCCTAGGTAAATCGCCCTTTCAGAGTTGGTATTCGATCAAACTGCCCATTTTGCTTCCTGCCATCGCCTTCGCTTGGGCGGTTGGGATCAGTGTGAGTTTGGCTCAGTACTTGCCGACATTGATGCTCGGTGCTGGTCGTATTAGCACCATCACCACAGAAGCCGTCGCCCTAACCAGTGGCTTCGACCGCAGAGTAACCGCAATTTATGCCATTTGGCAGGCCTTGTTGCCTCTGTTCTTTTTCTCTTTAGCGATATTAGTCAGCCGACTTCAACTTAGATATCGCCGTCTTACTTTTAAAGGTTTTCTTACTAATGAGTCTGCACCTCAACGACCTCGCCATCAATAA